From Deinococcus sp. Leaf326:
GTCCGGGACGGCAAATGTGTTCTGTCCGTCCCCGCCATACGTCGTGCCGATCAGATTGAAGAGTACGTCGTATTCACTGATGGGCAGGAGACTGCCGTCGCAGAACTGCCAGCCTTCTGGTGCATAATTCCCGCCGAACATTCGGATCTCACCGACATAGGATTCACTCATCTCAGGACCTCGAAGGGTAGATGCCGATCAGCGCGATGATGTAGTTGATGACGAGGTAGGGCGGCATATTCTCGTGCGCCTGATTTCCCCCTGCGGACGTGATGCTCGTCGAAGAGAGTGAGACGTCGGTGCCCGTACCGTACACGTCTCCTGTCGCAGGCGCCGCCAGGAGATTGTTCGCCGGCCCAAGGGCTGCAGCTGCCGCAGTGCTACCCGTCAGGGTGTGGCTGTGGAGTGGCATCTCCGGCGTGGTCAGGATGTGAGCTGTCTCTCCCCCCGTTTGGTCCAGAGAGTAGGACGGTCCACCTGATGCCGCGCCCATCCCCAATGGGACACGGGTCTGAAAGTTGGGAAGGGCGAACGTGGTTTGCCCATTTCCACCGTAGGTCGTCCCTAGAATGGAGAACAGCGCCTGATTCTGATTGATGGGCAGCAATTGTCCGTTACACAGCGCCCAGCCTTTGGGGGGGAATCCGAAGCCAGCCAGACGAACTTCTCCAATAAATGAGTCCATAGATGCTCCTGAGATGTCAGCGTACTGGTGTGCTCGTACCTTAGAGACTCGGTTCCGTACAGTTGCCAGCCACTGGGGTGAGGGTCGCCGAGTTGCGGATGCGAGTCGTCGCGCCATTGTTTCGCGAGGCGATGGTATTCGTCGTTCCTGTCGCCCCAGTGCCACTCAAGCCTGTCAGGGTGA
This genomic window contains:
- a CDS encoding phage tail protein, producing the protein MDSFIGEVRLAGFGFPPKGWALCNGQLLPINQNQALFSILGTTYGGNGQTTFALPNFQTRVPLGMGAASGGPSYSLDQTGGETAHILTTPEMPLHSHTLTGSTAAAAALGPANNLLAAPATGDVYGTGTDVSLSSTSITSAGGNQAHENMPPYLVINYIIALIGIYPSRS